A window of the Lolium perenne isolate Kyuss_39 chromosome 7, Kyuss_2.0, whole genome shotgun sequence genome harbors these coding sequences:
- the LOC127314127 gene encoding small ribosomal subunit protein bS16m/bS16c has protein sequence MVVRIRLARFGCRNRPFYRVMAADSRSPRDGKHLEVLGYYNPLPGKDGGKRMGLKFDRVKYWLSVGAQPSDPVQRILFHAGVLPPPPLLAMGRKGGHRDRNPIHPMTGRPLDLEGVTIVDDPNATEGDAEESAEPLLEA, from the exons ATGGTGGTCCGGATCCGGCTCGCGCGGTTCGGCTGCCGGAACCGGCCCTTCTACCGGGTCATGGCCGCCGACAGCCGCTCCCCGCGCGACGGGAAGCACCTCGAGGTCCTCGGCTACTACAACCCGCTCCCCG GGAAGGATGGTGGCAAGAGGATGGGTCTCAAATTCGACCGGGTCAA GTACTGGCTATCTGTTGGGGCACAACCATCAGACCCTGTACAGCGTATCCTCTTCCACGCTGGGGTTCTGCCTCCACCTCCACTGTTAGCTATGGGTCGCAAGGGTGGACATCGTGATAGGAACCCCATTCATCCCATGACTGGGCGTCCTTTGGACCTTGAGGGTGTCACAATTGTTGATGATCCCAATGCCACTGAAGGTGATGCTGAAGAATCTGCAGAACCTTTGTTGGAGGCGTGA
- the LOC127314128 gene encoding uncharacterized protein, translating to MSSFQESIGRGGAVLHMWNQWAVQILVLTSFSLQVFLFLVGGTRRRGSSTVLRVLLWLAYLTADTVATYTLGHLAITSGSHLHQLSVFWAPFLLLHLGGQDTITAYALEDNRLWLRHLQTLVLQFLGVAYVLYRCLSGSWGLVTAAILMFILGAAKYGDRIWALKCADNIGIDGLTDKYCHKVLNNRYLEVSGMEEEEMVKQGAHILLSICVSQFNDCTLKKTTLYQYKTLEYLVGSKKIYSVIEMELSLMYDMMYTKAGVIHTWYGHGIRLFSVITIVHAFVQFRFFINKDGYRRVDVYITYILVVGAFVLEMTSWIMALGSTWARHFLYIRGWNRLYRVTVSLRRLVNAVGWRMWSGNVGQFNLFKYAQEHASMDMHKLKDLAPPVHISAPTKDLVVNMITKIVARHGGEADGLYSLNQKAENCELPVLDCDFDTRIIIWHIATHAILLWIKDKERQRDDRNYEKAIKTLSNYMVFLLVKHPEMLVAHTSRQLCLEALNLLKFVDTNGLAEYLSQDTLPVQGPLMKNDPCVRGMALAKSLVGNEWERHHLLEVVFGAWVVMLCYAGSHCNRDSHARRLIEQRRRVSNHRVAASRAPLPL from the exons ATGAGTTCAT TTCAGGAGTCGATCGGTAGAGGAGGAGCGGTGCTGCACATGTGGAACCAATGGGCAGTCCAGATACTGGTCTTGACCAGCTTCTCCTTGCAAGtattcctcttcctcgtcggtggAACCCGTCGGCGCGGCAGCTCCACCGTGCTGAGGGTCCTCCTCTGGTTGGCGTACCTGACGGCCGATACCGTTGCAACATACACCCTCGGCCACCTGGCCATCACTAGCGGCTCACATCTGCACCAGCTCTCGGTGTTTTGGGCACCTTTCCTGCTGCTGCACCTGGGCGGCCAGGACACCATCACCGCCTACGCCTTAGAGGACAACCGGCTCTGGCTGCGTCACCTGCAAACTCTCGTGCTGCAGTTCCTTGGAGTTGCTTATGTCCTCTATAGGTGTTTATCTGGCAGCTGGGGATTGGTGACTGCAGCCATATTGATGTTCATACTTGGTGCTGCCAAGTATGGGGATAGGATATGGGCACTCAAGTGCGCTGACAATATTGGCATCGACGGCCTCACAGACAAGTACTGCCATAAGGTGCTTAATAACCGTTACTTGGAGGTTTCtgggatggaggaggaggagatggTTAAGCAGGGAGCTCACATCTTGCTTAGCATATGCGTGTCCCAGTTCAACGACTGTACGCTAAAGAAGACAACATTGTACCAGTATAAAACCCTGGAGTATTTGGTCGGCAGCAAGAAGATATACAGTGTAATTGAGATGGAGCTGTCGCTGATGTACGACATGATGTACACCAAGGCCGGGGTGATCCACACTTGGTACGGACACGGCATCCGCCTCTTCTCGGTGATTACCATTGTCCACGCATTCGTACAATTTCGGTTCTTTATCAACAAGGATGGTTACCGCAGAGTAGACGTGTATATCACTTACATCTTGGTGGTTGGGGCCTTTGTCCTTGAGATGACATCATGGATCATGGCACTAGGGTCGACGTGGGCACGCCATTTCCTGTACATTCGGGGATGGAACCGGCTTTACCGTGTAACTGTGTCTCTTCGCCGGCTTGTCAATGCAGTAGGATGGAGGATGTGGTCAGGCAACGTTGGGCAATTCAACCTCTTTAAGTATGCACAAGAGCATGCATCCATGGACATGCATAAACTGAAGGACTTGGCTCCTCCCGTGCACATTTCTGCACCTACCAAGGACTTGGTGGTGAATATGATCACCAAGATAGTGGCGAGGCATGGTGGCGAAGCGGATGGTTTGTATTCCTTGAACCAGAAGGCGGAGAACTGTGAGCTCCCTGTACTTGACTGTGATTTTGACACAAGAATCATCATTTGGCACATCGCCACTCATGCTATTCTTCTCTGGATCAAGGACAAAGAGAGGCAACGAGATGATCGCAACTACGAGAAGGCAATCAAGACGCTGTCCAATTACATGGTgtttctcctcgtgaagcacccgGAGATGTTGGTGGCCCATACTAGCCGCCAATTGTGCCTAGAAGCCTTGAATCTGCTCAAATTTGTGGACACAAACGGACTCGCCGAGTATCTTTCACAGGACACTCTGCCTGTGCAGGGGCCGCTGATGAAGAATGACCCTTGTGTCAGGGGAATGGCGCTTGCCAAGAGCCTGGTCGGTAACGAATGGGAGAGGCATCACCTGCTGGAGGTGGTATTTGGGGCTTGGGTCGTGATGTTATGCTACGCAGGCAGCCACTGCAACAGGGATTCCCACGCTAGGAGGCTGATCGAGCAGCGGCGGCGAGTTTCTAACCATCGTGTGGCAGCTAGCAGGGCACCTCTCCCATTATGA